A DNA window from Parabacteroides johnsonii DSM 18315 contains the following coding sequences:
- a CDS encoding sigma-54-dependent transcriptional regulator, with protein MGKIIVVEDNLVYSGYVCNFLKENGYRTVSTLDCAGARKLFATMDDDDIVLADLKLPDGDGIKLLEELRRQGKRNPCVIMTDYAEVSTAVRSMKSGAEDYIPKKLLTSQLPAMLQDLQKRQSFHEEPLFMRESEAYQKVFGRLHILAKADICVMIRGENGTGKKHIAEKIHAQSDRADKPFVTVDCGLLSENLAASALFGHEKGAFTGAVGRKEGYWAEAEGGTLFLDEIGNLPLGVQQMLLCAIQDKRYRPVGGTKDRKANVRIITATNENLEEAISEKRFRRDLYFRLSEYTVTVPPLRECPDDILPLAEFFRELYNQEHGRQVKGFDAEAKKRLLAHDWPGNVRELKQVVQSAVLFAQGEMVTAEDLNLEEAEKPSDPDVTLKGEEMERIRICQALEKAGHNRKETARLLGISRSTLYEKMDLYGIQTKK; from the coding sequence ATGGGAAAGATTATCGTAGTGGAAGACAACCTCGTGTACAGCGGGTATGTCTGCAATTTTTTGAAAGAAAACGGATACCGGACAGTGAGCACCTTAGATTGCGCGGGTGCCCGAAAGTTATTTGCCACGATGGACGATGACGACATCGTGCTTGCCGACCTGAAGCTGCCCGACGGCGACGGCATCAAGCTGTTGGAGGAACTGCGCCGACAGGGAAAGCGCAATCCCTGCGTCATCATGACGGATTATGCGGAAGTGTCCACCGCCGTGCGCTCCATGAAATCCGGGGCGGAAGACTATATCCCCAAGAAACTGCTGACCAGCCAGCTTCCCGCCATGCTCCAAGACTTGCAGAAAAGGCAGTCGTTCCATGAGGAACCCCTGTTCATGAGGGAAAGCGAAGCTTACCAGAAAGTATTCGGGCGTCTCCACATCCTGGCCAAAGCCGACATCTGCGTGATGATCCGGGGTGAAAACGGAACCGGGAAGAAACACATCGCGGAGAAGATACATGCCCAGAGCGACCGTGCGGACAAACCATTTGTGACGGTGGACTGCGGGTTGCTTTCCGAGAACCTGGCCGCTTCCGCCCTGTTCGGGCATGAAAAGGGGGCTTTTACCGGAGCGGTCGGGCGCAAGGAAGGCTATTGGGCGGAAGCCGAGGGCGGCACGTTGTTCCTGGATGAGATAGGCAACCTTCCCCTCGGCGTGCAGCAGATGCTGCTCTGCGCCATACAGGACAAGCGCTACCGCCCGGTCGGCGGTACAAAAGACCGGAAAGCCAACGTGCGCATCATCACCGCAACGAATGAGAATCTGGAAGAAGCCATATCTGAAAAGCGTTTCCGCCGGGACTTGTATTTCCGGCTGAGTGAATACACCGTGACAGTGCCCCCGCTCAGGGAATGCCCGGATGACATCCTGCCGCTTGCCGAATTCTTCCGGGAACTTTACAACCAAGAACATGGCAGGCAGGTAAAAGGTTTTGATGCGGAGGCGAAGAAACGGCTGCTGGCCCATGACTGGCCGGGAAACGTGAGGGAATTGAAACAGGTGGTCCAATCCGCCGTGCTCTTTGCCCAAGGGGAGATGGTGACTGCGGAGGACTTGAACTTGGAGGAAGCGGAAAAGCCTTCCGACCCTGACGTTACTTTGAAAGGGGAAGAGATGGAAAGGATACGGATATGCCAGGCTTTGGAAAAGGCCGGGCATAACCGGAAAGAGACCGCCAGGCTGCTTGGCATAAGCCGGAGCACGTTGTACGAGAAAATGGATCTGTATGGGATTCAGACGAAGAAGTGA
- a CDS encoding RteC domain-containing protein — translation MHALSYAETELQYHEALQGRSHENELNLHVHKALAFVRKMLRFLAREYHPLPTPPSRMFTGEKTGAPHSDAPPICWTGSISDLVELLYGLDTLKCINGGETGIQELMAHFSRIFGMELKASQCYNAYVDIRRRKNDSRTYFFDRASEKLNERIVKDDERERARKR, via the coding sequence GTGCACGCCCTGAGCTACGCGGAAACGGAACTGCAATACCATGAGGCCCTGCAAGGCAGGAGTCATGAAAATGAACTGAACCTGCATGTGCACAAGGCCCTTGCCTTTGTGCGCAAGATGCTACGGTTCCTTGCCCGTGAATACCATCCGTTGCCGACACCGCCCTCTCGCATGTTCACCGGCGAGAAAACCGGCGCTCCTCATTCTGACGCCCCTCCGATATGCTGGACGGGCAGCATATCCGACCTGGTGGAATTGTTGTACGGGCTCGACACCCTGAAATGTATCAACGGCGGTGAAACCGGCATCCAGGAACTAATGGCCCACTTCTCCCGAATCTTCGGCATGGAACTGAAAGCCAGCCAGTGCTACAACGCCTATGTGGATATCCGGCGTAGGAAAAACGACAGCCGCACCTATTTCTTCGACCGGGCTTCCGAAAAGTTGAACGAGCGGATCGTGAAAGACGATGAGCGGGAACGGGCACGCAAGAGATGA
- a CDS encoding ATP-binding protein, with amino-acid sequence MNITHIDDISKLASGDEGRRTEYKQTTGQLERGMETLCAFLNGEGGTVLFGVKDNGKIIGQEVSDKTKREIAEAIRQIEPFATIKVSYISIPDTNKQVIALYAEEQRYMRPFTYKGRAYQRIESVTSVMSQDKYNHLLMQRGGKYSWEAMPNPDLQISDLDENAIIGAVRAGISCGRLPETTIREEIPVILEKFDLLHDGKLNNAAAVLFGRNLYDYPQCLLRMARFRGTTKEEFMDNQRLQGNIYALLDAAMSFFFKHLSLSGKIEGLYREEKLSIPYKALRECCINAFCHRAYHRPGGSVGIAIYDDRVEIESSGAFPPDMTLEKLLGGHSSEPPNLIIANVLYKSELLESWGRGIRLMIDECHRAGIPDPEFHTDGSSVWVIFRYKRETPEQAPDKHPTSTRQVPDKYPTSIVRLIELIGEHTCSLKEMMGMMELKDRENFLGNYLNPSMEAGLVEPLYPNQPKHPKQKYRLTEQGKALLERSE; translated from the coding sequence ATGAATATAACCCATATAGACGATATAAGCAAACTGGCCTCCGGCGATGAAGGGAGACGGACAGAATACAAGCAGACCACCGGGCAGTTGGAGCGCGGCATGGAAACATTGTGCGCCTTCCTCAACGGCGAGGGCGGCACGGTGCTGTTCGGTGTCAAGGACAACGGGAAAATCATCGGTCAGGAGGTGAGCGACAAGACGAAACGGGAAATAGCGGAAGCCATCCGCCAGATTGAGCCATTTGCCACGATAAAGGTCTCATACATAAGTATTCCCGACACGAACAAGCAAGTCATTGCCTTATATGCGGAGGAACAACGCTATATGCGCCCATTCACGTACAAAGGCAGGGCTTACCAGCGGATAGAAAGTGTGACATCCGTCATGTCGCAGGACAAGTACAACCACCTGCTGATGCAAAGGGGCGGCAAATACAGTTGGGAGGCGATGCCCAATCCCGACCTGCAAATCAGCGACCTCGACGAGAATGCCATCATCGGCGCGGTACGTGCCGGAATCAGCTGCGGACGCTTGCCGGAAACCACTATCCGAGAGGAAATACCAGTCATTCTTGAAAAATTCGACCTGCTGCATGACGGGAAGCTGAACAATGCCGCTGCCGTGCTGTTCGGGCGCAATCTGTACGACTATCCCCAATGCCTGTTGCGAATGGCAAGGTTTAGGGGTACGACCAAAGAGGAATTCATGGACAACCAACGCCTGCAAGGGAACATTTACGCGTTGTTGGACGCCGCCATGTCGTTCTTTTTCAAGCACCTGTCCTTGTCGGGAAAAATAGAGGGGCTGTACCGTGAAGAAAAGCTGAGCATCCCATACAAGGCATTAAGGGAGTGTTGTATCAACGCCTTTTGTCACAGGGCCTACCACCGTCCGGGTGGTTCGGTGGGCATCGCCATTTATGACGATCGTGTGGAAATAGAGAGCAGCGGCGCGTTTCCTCCCGACATGACCCTTGAAAAACTGCTTGGCGGACACAGTTCAGAGCCCCCCAACCTCATCATAGCCAACGTGCTTTACAAGAGCGAACTGTTGGAGAGCTGGGGGCGCGGCATTAGACTGATGATAGACGAGTGCCATCGTGCAGGCATACCCGACCCGGAATTTCACACGGACGGAAGTTCCGTATGGGTGATTTTCCGTTACAAGAGGGAAACGCCAGAACAAGCACCCGACAAGCACCCGACAAGTACCCGACAAGTGCCCGACAAGTACCCGACAAGCATCGTCCGGCTCATTGAACTGATAGGGGAACACACCTGCTCGCTGAAAGAAATGATGGGAATGATGGAACTGAAAGACAGGGAGAATTTCTTGGGCAATTACCTTAACCCGTCTATGGAAGCCGGATTGGTGGAACCGCTCTATCCGAACCAGCCGAAACATCCCAAACAGAAGTATCGACTCACCGAACAGGGGAAAGCTTTGCTGGAGAGGAGTGAGTAA